The Ipomoea triloba cultivar NCNSP0323 chromosome 13, ASM357664v1 genomic interval GATGAGGTATATTTGCTTTGCAATTTAACTAtggattatattaaattataaactatGGATTAGATTAAATTATTGCGTTCTCTTTGTCCTATTACTCATGAATTGGTCACAAACAATTatgaatgcttttttttttttgtatacatatttgaaatttaattagATTTTGGTGATGATAAAGATTATGATATTTGTTGTTTCAAGAATTTTGAGTGTATAACAGTATACTATTCTATTCTTAGTTCtataaaaattcaagaaattcaATGTAGAATTGTGTGcatttattttttcaagttttaGAGCCAATAGATGGGAAGATTAAAAGTTTAAGTTAGTTGTGATACACAGAACTGTATTGTGTCTTTAGTGTGTATTGGTAAGTGCTATTGCTCACTGatctatttttgcttttagtttGTATTGCTAGGTGCTGTCCCTTTTCCATCTGATGTGAAACGGCTAAAAAAACTTGGTGTTTGTGGTGTTGTCACCCTGAATGAGCCATATGAGACACTAGTTCCAACTTCACTATATCGGGCAAGTACTCTGAAATTTGTaactatttcttttatttgtgtCATTCACTTTTCACATTGTGTATTCTATCACTCGAGTTCATTTCTATGTCAATTTGTTAGCTTAATTGAAAGCACAAAGTAACTGCAACAAAATAGTTCCACAACAAAAATTAGTGGTGGACAAATTTCAAGGTGAAATCTTGGCTCTTGGCCAGAGCACCAGACAAGTTTTACTTCTCATACTTGCTCTAAATAAATTGAACTAAAAGAAGACCTCAGACTGAATGCTAATACTTGCTCTAGTTGTTAGGCATCAACCAGCGAAGATGTTCCTCtattcttctgttttttttctGTAGTAACCTATATCTGTACATATTTATGTGAAGTTGCTATCTGTATATTGTAGGCTCAAGGTATTCATAATCTGGTTCTTCCGACTAGAGATTATATGTTTGCACCTTCACTGACTAACATATCCCAAGCTGTAGAATTTATCCATGGTAAACTTCTAGATGCATTTTGATTTCACCCGTTCCCTTGTTATTCACAGAGAGATATAAAATTTACTAGATGGAGGAAATAAATATCCcttgtttaattatattttcttcgGTCTCTCAAGAGAATGCATCAAGTGGACAAAGGACATATGTGCATTGTAAGGCTGGCAGAGGACGTAGTACAACGATTGTCTTATGCTATTTGGTGagattaaaaactttaaaatgctTTGAATGAATGATTGGAAAACCATTTGCATTATTTTCTCAAAGTTTCCTTGTACTATAGGTAAGATACAAGCAGATGACACCAACTGATGCATATGAGTATGTGAAAGCCATACGACCAAGAGTGTTGTTAGCCTCATCCCAGTGGAAGGTGAGCTTTTGCTTCCTTGCTCTCTTTTATTTAcagttttattgttttattttctttcctcaATTTGACCTCCACACTGTTGAAatatattacatttctattccttaaatcaaccaaacactattgaaatatatttcttttaagGTTTTGATTCTTAAGgaaaatattacttattatgcaCAGTTTCTTAATATCTATGTTTTATTTGGAAAAAGAAATATCAATATGAATATGACAATATCATATCTAAGCAGGAATATGATCAAATTTATCCATATAACAGTACCCATGATGCACCTATCTCAGACTTCTGTTCTTTAAGTCTCTGTACAATGACTCTTTTTGGACATTATTTATACAGGCTGTCCAGGAATTCTACTCTCATCTGATGATGGAGACGGGTATCACGTATCCATTGACCTTTCCCATCTCCAGGAGCCCCGGGTTCATGGCCGCAAAAAACCTATTGGCCTTTGATGATAGCTCCGCTTTAATAATAACTGAAGCAGATCTAGATGGATATGATCCAGGCAACATTGAGCCTGGGGCAGCAAGAAATGAGAGACGGTCTGATTTTGGTTTGATTTGGCGGGTTCGAATTGCTGGTGTAGCAGCATTGTCGAGAGTTTCTTGTCTTTGGCTTAATTGCCAGCCTCCATCAAAGAGATCAATTGTACAGTTAGCTGAGTAGATATACATGATACTCACAAGCCTGGAGGATTATCTGTATGATTTCATAGCACATTTAAGAGATGTAATTGTCACGTTGAATCTTGCCCAGTGGGAAGACTCTGTAAATATGCGTCACTCTTCCCATTTTTACCACTCCTGAATTGCATTTTACATTGAAGCTTGGAATGCATATGCCAAGTTCTGCATTGCACAGCTCTTCCGTCACTCAAACATCAACCCTTTCTAGTAAAGGTAGGATTAGAAATGTATATGTGGTACGATGTCATTCATTAGGGGATTTTATTATTTAGATTATTAAAGTAAGTTATTATTatctattaattaaaatttaatacagtattaaatattttattatttaaaaattttaaataaaaaaattctatgtGGCAATTCTAGTAAGCACAAACTTGCAAGTTGTTTTCTAAAAATGTCAATTCCATCATTTTTTAGGTTTGTAGATTTATTTGAAACTTATTTAAAtcagtggcttaattgttgttttttttaagtactattgattcagttacaatatagtatctacTTTCTtgaccaaatgaagcacaaagagccaatattaTCTTCACTGAAGTTCGAACTCATTCTATCACAAATGAGAGTACAATtgggtgccattagaccacaaggtatttgactaattgttattttttaaatagttgaGTGACTTATTTCTACCTTATCCCATCCAATTATAATGCTTAGTTGTTTAGAATTTGGCtatttgtaaatgtaaataatttatatcTAATATCATAATTCTGTAATGTGAATGGTGCAATTTATGCCTACCACTCATCTAGTAATACTATAATTAGTAgtacactaatttttttttttttaaataaaggtcAAATAAACTATTGaactacacataaaattataattaggccatcgaactaaaaaaaaaggtaatagGATCTCTGAACCACTTGCCCTATTCTCTGGATTAGTTAGAGGGAGAAATAGTATAAATATAGCCATCGTTGTCTTGCTAAGGCATCGGCTAATCTCTTGTAATAGCAATATGCGATTCCTAAATACAATGTTAATTGACTTTTCCATTTCATTATCTTGTCTTTAtccttttatttattctttgatTATTGGGTTAAGTAATTCGGGTTACCCGGGTTAATTTaatccatcattggtgctttcattaaGAACTCGACATACAAGCTCGAGCGTGCTATCTATCAACTATGACAAGGTCGAGATCCAACTCTCGCAACTTTCACAATTTACACAACACTTGAGTCTCCTCGAGTAGAAACGACCACAATGGGATCGCAAGTCGGCAAACCCTAACCGTGAGGTCGACGAGAGATCTACCGGATCAACTCAACAACAATCGCAATGGCAGGATGGTTCCCATCGCCCCACCTTTGGCCTCGGGCCTCCAAGAGGGGCTAGTCGCGATCCAACAAGCTGCAACCTTGCTAGCTTGCCTCGTGGAGGGGCTCCAAGGAGGCTTTCAACCCCCTCCATTCAGTGTCAAAGCATCTCAAGGGGTGCCGACTATAACACCCCCAATTCTAATacagaaattaaaatgatataatataaaGGGGGGGCTGGATTACTCAAAATGCGGAAGCTGAAACTCAACTACTTAGGGGTGTCACGCCACACTTAGGTCAATGCTATAACCCAAATGCAATATTTAGACCAAGCGGAGGACATGGGGATCGTGGAGTACCCAGGTGAGTGCATGAAGATATCCCCAAAAGGGAAATAACATAAATGAATGAATGATCCTCAAGCGTTAGATCGAGGAACTCATCCAGCGAGGCTACCTTAGGTAGCTTGTAAAAAGATCAGGGCAGGGGTAGGGTTCGACCATCATATGGAAGAAGGCGGATGGTTTCAGGCTATCCACCTCTGAATCACGCAAGAGACAGCTTGGTCAGCTCACCGAGGAGAAAGAACAAAAAAAGTACAATCCACAGTCGCAGAAGAAGCAAGCAATCGATGTCATCTTCGGCTGATTAGAAGGCGGAGACACACCAGCAGAAAGGAAGAGATGGGCATGGAGCCTCTACGTTGGCAAAGTTGTTCGACCCCCACAAGAGAAGAAGCCAAGGAGGGAACCCATTATGTTCACTGATGATGACCTCTTAGATGGCCCCCTCTCTCGCCGGGATGCACTAGTATTCTTTCCAATACAATATAGAATTAATTGGACATGCATGTATCCTCTCAATGTCCATACTCAACAGACACAACAACTTCTTTACTTCGTACAttgaatttggaagttcattatCATTAGGAAACATGTCTTTTAGTAGTTCTAATAATCATGTGAAACTCTTATCACTCCTTCAATTCTttgcttttaaattatataatttaagcaCAGAAGATAACTTAGTATATTTAGTACACCTAGAGAACTAAGGTTTTGTAAGAAATAATATCAAACATTCcctgaaaaatggagaaattagAAACCCACGAAAggttaattaaaaataagaaaaacgaGAAGGATATTATTTGGGTAGGTTGCAAGTACGAATCGAGTTGcactctctccttaaaaccttatttaccacCTCTcatggtgctaggagcgttgcagtctaggtttcccaggataaaacgtactacggttCTAATGTTTAAACACCCAAACTTAGAACTCGGtgaacgagaacgtgggatgaacacaggtggctagaaAAAAAGAGGAGCAGAGTTTCGATGTGAAAACttgattatttcttgttcataAAATGCTACTGCTCAACCTggaattatataggagatgaagAATTAATAGCATATTAATCATGAcattaatatgataattaaatcaAACTCATAACCCCTGTAACAAAAGACCACTATCTGAGAATTAATTCAGTAATAAAcaaattagaattaatttaaaattaattccgAAAGTGATGAATTAAGATTCTGAACCATCACAAACCCGAATCGTACACGAGACGAGACAACGAGGGGTTAAACCCGAGTTGATCAGATTACATGAGTGGACAATCATTCGACCAACCTGAGTTGATCGAATGGTACCATGAGCCGATGGCCGAATCATGACCATACCAGAATGGCGAGGCGACGAAGCATCGGCGTGGCCGAACCGTTTTCACGAGTTCATAAGGCCGAGCTGATCAATGTATCAACTATGGCCGAACCAAACCCACGAGTTCCTAGGAAAAATGTTACAAAAATTTGGCATAACGTTACCCGCAAGGCGGAGCCAATTTTCCGAACGACATTcatgcccgcaggtgccggcgcataagagtcaagccttttcaagaAAGAGcttctatgctatacaattcaataagccttagaagagatcttgtataaatagtggtgcaaacccactttccaaaccaatgtgggacaaaaccTTACTTGAAAGCTTTTCcctccattttttttaactcaaatgggtcaactttgagaaccaatatctcattcacccattatctattttgtgcgtacaatatatcaatcttttcatctaactacgaagaacccgaatccactttgtcctgacccaaatcgaaagtggaccccatataaatttgtaccacaaaatagccactaaaagtatcattttatgCTATATTTTCCAACAATCTCCCACATGAGTGAAATTGATTTTTGGGGTATTTTAAAATCAGAAACAACTATGTTCAACGGTCGATCTCGGCATAGCAAAGGTAAGTtttaccctttgaaccttgccttgtGAAGATATGTTTACTCTACTAGCTGTATGGTAGAATGTGATGTCTTTGAATCGACTGCTGTTTGTGTAGATGATGACatatctcacacaggaacctcCCAACCACGTTCTATTTTCATGattgtgcccattttggtcgtgggccACCGttcctgtaacaccccgtactTGGCTGTACCGAACAGCCGGAGtaattaccgccacacctagactaaacccaatcacatacagataggattcattctagatgcacaggctaaagctaaggaaactgtactatatcatcatgaccatcataacttgatatatattttcataacatcaacaaaagagtagctaagctAGCTACTAACATGTACCAAAGTTTAGTTACAGCCCACCAAGAGAGTTTGAACTAGACCCGACCTCACTAGCCATCTTAGCactagcatggctacaaaagatatatacacaaaaggccagacttgacttcccaccctaggcactacctagtctaacgtgtggtacaccgggccagtataggtaccccaaacgaggtgccactctccctcgaactaggtgatgtggtccagaaagttgcaagtattgatatacatcatccactcgtcatgatactccgggggactcgggtcccacgggtagggataGCGAACGACAAACTCGAGGGGATCACTCCCGGGTAAaacctctatgggataaaacccatagctAGCCTGGATGACGTCTAGAGGACACAACGGGTCAACAGGGGCAGGTGACCAAACCGGTACCGCTAGTGAGACAGAAGTGGGCACAGGGTCGAGAGTACAAGTCAGCACTGGAGGGtctggagcgtagccggggGCGAACGGGTCATCATCAGACAGATACTGTACGTAGTCATCGTAATCTAGGACGGGGAACTCAaactccgatggatcggagtccgcGGGGCTacatgagcccacactagattccatctgacagaggacacaatgaagtgtagttagcacgacggctaagtaaggaaatccattgtcactcaaaagtaaacaaaggtttcaaaagaAACATAATACTCAGCAAACTGTAAGttttacccataagttgcaatctacctgcaaacagattatcaacaaaagaaagtatagcatagtatatgagtgacatcagcatataatactttcatttccaagTTTTCCATCATTTAAATCAAAATAGTGAGTTCCTCAACACACACTCTTACTATTCagaactcgtgacattttattctgcgACCtaattacggagtaactaggttttcatagttagtaaaatttacttagtttccccctggataagtgcaagGCATNCTCATGCcacccgcaggtcaaacatctcaataacttccgagccacggctcacaagcctcccgtatagtcaaacatctcaataacttccgggccacggctcacaagcctcccgcgaagtcaaacatctcaataacttcggggccacggctcacaagcttCCCGCGAAGTctaacatctcaataacttcggggccacggctcacaagcctcccgcgaagtccaacatctcaataacttccgggccacggctcacaagcctcccgtaaagtcaaacatctcaataacttccgggccacggctcacaggcctcccgcgaagtcaaacatctcaataacttcggggccacggctcacaagcctcccgcgaagtctaacatctcaataacttccgggccacggctcacaagcctcccgtaaagttaaacatctcaacaatattatccagaaactaaggtttcaaaacattctttccttttcttgagtTTAATTAGCATTAACACATGATGACTCAAAAGGAacattcttatccaaatatgtttccaaaatgcatatatttgtcaatgacttttcatcatgaaattccaagtgacaagggtcacacttgtctcttaaaaacacaaattttccTCCAAATTAATGAacgtaatttacaaaataatatttgaactttcaaaaattgactcggttgcccgtaggccttccaaacatcataacattcaggagcaaaaacatcggaagaGGGTTCGGTCGGAAATTGAACCGCGTCGCGCAGACTCGCCGATGTCCGCAGCgtcggacgcacggcggacgcgtgcgtcggGGCCGCGTCCGCTCGTTCGGTAGGGACGCCGAAATCCTGGacacccacggacgcgcagcggacgcgcgtccgtgcccgcgtTCGGCcgttcggccgtgacgccgaaactTTGGGCGCCGATGGAcacgcagtggacgcgcgtccaaggccgcgtccagccgattctgccaacttcgggcagcaaaaactgggttaTAACGCCCCGATTtctccactattttcacaagtattagcctatatgaacataaacacaacatatacatgcataaattaactatgaacatgcatacaaaaattaccaaacattaaagtgttgtttctttgagccaacttgtagatccataacttAGCACATATCTTTCACATaaaaaaattcctagtcatataattgaatagcatttgttcaccttcaagtgattaaaccaacttaagagattccttacctcccaagtagattttaagaccgtagaaagtgttggtcccaaggggatggggtacaagtctagagggggggggggtgaatagacttgtataagattttgcaaatcttttcaacctctcgtgtgtattgaacttaggatgtttaggttcgatacctcacgaggtgaagacaaagttttatgcgcagcggaaatgttatccccttttagttagcacgagtttgagttagttcgagaagtgcgtttatatgcagtgcaatcgagaggttagcgagagataaaaacagtaagtaaatgcaagagagatttttaagtggttcggccaacccgcctacgtccactcttcttccagaaactccctggaaggattgcactaaaaacttccctttttagtacaatatcgagcgcttgagctttgatcacgaagcccgcctcaagcctcaggtttttcgccccgcttcttgttactccacctctcgagcacttgacctttgatcaccaagcccgcgtcaagcctcaggtttctttcactcggacagctgccaggttactccacctctcttgcttaatccaaagcaaggtgtttttggttgtcacagttgaatgtaacagactccaatctgaccacaagctatcgttgaatcaacttcgatgtagagcagcttcggtcaccttctggatgtataacagtttaagctttgtaactctcttgaaacactaagatgtgttttctcgctgttttgaatatcaggatgatattccaagttgagcacttgcacttgaacgttttagacagacacttcttaagaatttcgaacctcttttctttttaactcctttttctctcttttccccttttttcttcccctttttttcttctgtgtctttacgtccttatatatgagagtagaggaataattccgttggagggaaaattattccgtttgaaatttgtttcccatgctgatcatgggtcttgcgtattttcagcatatttcatggagtggtgatcttgtaacttgaacctctttgtcttgtagtgaatattccatagttcacttttcttgagtccatgctccaattttgtcttttggtaaaagttactctttttatattcccattattccttgattgtagggaatcagaccacttcagcattggtgcaccttttgaccgtttgtggtggaaatctgacgtgtcatccatttccgcccattttgaaattttcacgttcggcacctcttcattattccatctccatgatattcttcttctccaaactttaagtatgaccgtcattcagctttgttggagaattgttagtgtatcgagaccaaggttgatatcttgatcgcttgatgtctcgaactcaaatatcgagaggtctatttctcgaactctgtttatgtctcgaactggataactgtatcgagaggtcctacctctcgaactctgcttatgtctcgcgacttagttgatgtctcgcatcgaactctgcttatgtctcgcgacttagttgatgtctcgcagacccttattcctccagtgttgtcccatgccttcttctgatctgtctatatgattacaatacacgagacttctaagatgttcaaacaaatttacctcaagcttaaatattttccgagttgagctcaaagttactcggttgtattttcgctcttggtttacttgtcgaacttacagcgttttgcctatgcgtcgagactcggggatttctacttaacagttggtatcatcaaaacctattacataatgttcctaacagaaagatggtgatcttctcctccaaacttttcaccgaagatcctaaacaaaaatcaccatgataaccacattttcatgaacccttAGTTTAAACTTCACCATGATaaccacattttcatgaacccttagtttaaacttaagttctaggaacacattttcatgaacccttagtttaaacttaagttctaggaaggattctacaTGAAcccttagtttaaacttaagttctaggaaggattctattcatattaaccgaacaaaatcaaagtttttacctattatggagcacttgtgttgaagaaaaagCTATGGaattcttggatcacaatgtagaagaatgaaattttcttcctcttcttttcccttctaattttcgaaaatgagagagaaagagagtgaGTGATGGGAAGTTGGCTTGAAGCTTAAGTTaacaagtatgatcatcccatacttcttatgacaaaaCACTATTTAATCACTATGTGGTAATAAGGatgacacttgtcaaaattccatggtagatcttgaagagtagggattattttgccagtttgggatcaAATCAGATAAAGGTTCGGNcctggtttccaccttcgatgttaTCATCAGTATTCCTCGAActagcaggacttggggcattctgctcaagttgctcattgtgttgctcttcggtctgctccgatgagtttgggatgatgattatttcaggagcagtagtaaNtaaaaataatcccgtcattaaccactaaaattgggaatttttcggtatctcgcgaaatataggtacgaaggtccataacaatttcactcttacagtccgtttaaatttctcttgaactaaataggaagttcaggcttaattgaatcgtacttaataatccactttctagggaaattcgaactgtatatacatccttaaaaattttcggttcgtgaccggtacgtagatcgcagcttattaataactagtctaaaaaaaaaaaattctttcgaagtaccgagagatcttctgataaatgtcatagcctaaaaaaaatttttcgaaccctaactttgccGGAATAACTGAGGGGTTACAGTTCCTGGTTCTACAAGAGTTTCTAATGAATTGAGCCatgttcaattctcctttgaagcgaccctcacttctctctcataTAGGTGATTCTTTCCCGAGTATCCTGCATACTCAACATATGTCAATCGacattcgaatcattaaagcatcaatGTGCTAACCTTGTGCGGGAGTCACTACtctaacgaggagtggtaggaAGTCCGAGACCCCTACAGCGACACACTTCGTTTCATAATTTAGATGTCAcattcaaatcctaactctaatcaaagacatgaaagagtcaagagctcaatctctcatctagattggccaaatccaaacaagatctcatcaaaacaacaatcaatagacaagaatagataatccaNNNNNNNNNNNNNNNNNNNNNNNNNNNNNNNNNNNNNNNNNNNNNNNNNNNNNNNNNNNNNNNNNNNNNNNNNNNNNNNNNNNNNNNNNNNNNNNNNNNNNNNNNNNNNNNNNNNNcgagtattctttcgagctgagccatcttctgagattgatcagccatgaattgacgcacttcgccaatgaagacttcttcggcctgttgatcatagtcagaagtaggagatgaggatcgagatgtaccttttgtcggaggggacttgggtgcttccagatttccacccatgacttgcagatgcgagtccacctctcgatttattgtctgaggatccacagggacacagggttcagagctcgaaggtagctccatgtcaggtgcttcccggtttccacctgagggatgaatcacttcttgctcctcacctctcgaacctggagtctcagcttcagcgactgtggagatagggttaGCCAGAgggggttcttcggtattggacgcttccctgttttcatccaatagaggttcccccttagcatcacctctcgaatcagtgctgggaactgtgtcatctgctggtgaggttggagacgtagtgtcgacaggtgcttcctggtttccaccttcgatgttaTCATCAGTANNNNNNNNNNNNNNNNNNNNNNNNNNNNNNNNNNNNNNNNNNNNNNNNNNNNNNNNNNNNNNNNNNNNNNNNNNNNNNNNNNNNNNNNNNNNNNNNNNNNNNNNNNNNNNNNNNNNNNNNNNNNNNNNNNNNNNNNNNNNNNNNNNNNNNNNNNNNNNNNNNNNNNNNNNNNNNNNNNNNNNNNNNNNNNNNNNNNNNNNNNNNNNNNNNNNNNNNNNNNNNNNNNNNNNNNNNNNNNNNNNNNNNNNNNNNNNNNNNNNNNNNNNNNNNNNNNNNNNNNNNNNNNNNNNNNNNNNNNNNNNNNNNNNNNNNNNNNNNNNNNNNNNNNNNNNNNNNNNNNNNNNNNNNNNNNNNNNNNNNNNNNNNNNNNNNNNNNNNNNNNNNNNNNNNNNNNNNNNNNNNNNNNNNNNNNNNNNNNNNNNNNNNNNNNNNNNNNNNNNNNNNNNNNNNNNNNNNNNNNNNNNNNNNNNNNNNNNNNNNNNNNNNNNNNNNNNNNNNNNNNNNNNNNNNNNNNNNNNNNNNNNNNNNNNNNNNNNNNNNNNNNNNNNNNNNNNNNNNNNNNNNNNNNNNNNNNNNNNNNNNNNNNNNNNNNNNNNNNNNNNNNNNNNNNNNNNNNNNNNNNNNNNNNNNNNNNNNNNNNNNNNNNNNNNNNNNNNNNNNNNNNNNNNNNNNNNNNNNNNNNNNNNNNNNNNNNNNNNNNNNNNNNNNNNNNNNNNNNNNNNNNNNNNNNNNNNNNNNNNNNNNNNNNNNNNNNNNNNNNNNNNNNNNNNNNNNNNNNNNNNNNNNNNNNNNNNNNNNNNNNNNNNNNNNNNNNNNNNNNNNNNNNNNNNNNNNNNNNNNNNNNNNNNNNNNNNNNNNNNNNNNNNNNNNNNNNNNNNNNNNNNNN includes:
- the LOC116003151 gene encoding putative dual specificity protein phosphatase DSP8, whose protein sequence is MYIEEVKAVTIEEEKEEEERVSSGNAEILSSDTRGTLVVDVRKVVVGVGARALFYPTLLYNVVRNRIQTEFRWWDWIDEFVLLGAVPFPSDVKRLKKLGVCGVVTLNEPYETLVPTSLYRAQGIHNLVLPTRDYMFAPSLTNISQAVEFIHENASSGQRTYVHCKAGRGRSTTIVLCYLVRYKQMTPTDAYEYVKAIRPRVLLASSQWKAVQEFYSHLMMETGITYPLTFPISRSPGFMAAKNLLAFDDSSALIITEADLDGYDPGNIEPGAARNERRSDFGLIWRVRIAGVAALSRVSCLWLNCQPPSKRSIVQLAE